A genomic region of Colletotrichum destructivum chromosome 5, complete sequence contains the following coding sequences:
- a CDS encoding Putative glycoside hydrolase family 18, catalytic domain, glycosyl hydrolase family 18 (GH18) active, protein MSGILPAAVHTSEASPVKSTERGQDGYTNAVYFTNWAIYGRNYQPQNLPASQITNVLYAFMNLRPSGEVYSADTYSDLEKHYPTDSWNDVGNNAYGCAKQLYILKKANRRMKVLLSIGGWTWSTNFPAAASTPEGRALFASSSVRLMKDWGFDGVDVDWEYPSNAAEAANMVLLLQAVRGELDAYAARHTPGYHYLLTIASPAGPSHYNILNLKALSDVIDAFNLMAYDYAGSWDANSGHQANLYPNPGNPSSTPFSTDAAVTDYLRAGVPASKIVLGMPGYGRAFQQTDGVGRPFSGVGGGSWEPGVWDYKALPRAGATELYDATAVASYSYDGGARELVSYDTPAVVRTKVAYLTGRGLGGSMFWEASGDRSGGVSLLAASFDALGGAAAQDKSLNQLHYPDSQYDNIRAGVPGG, encoded by the exons ATGTCAGGAATACTTCCAGCAGCAGTCCACACTTCCGAGGCGTCTCCGGTGAAGTCCACCGAGCGAGGTCAAGATGGCTATACCAACGCCGTCTACTTCACCAACTG GGCAATCTACGGCCGTAACTACCAACCCCAAAACCTCCCAGCATCCCAGATCACCAACGTTCTCTACGCATTCATGAATCTTCGCCCATCCGGAGAAGT ATACTCTGCCGATACATACTCCGATCTGGAGAAGCACTATCCGACCGACT CATGGAATGACGTCGGAAACAACGCCTACGGCTGTGCCAAGCAGCTGTACATCTTGAAGAAGGCCAACCGCCGCATGAAGGTCCTTCTAAGTATCGGAGGCTGGACGTGGTCCACCAActtccccgccgccgccagcacccCCGAGGGCAGGGCACTCTTCGCGTCGTCCTCCGTCCGGCTGATGAAGGACTGGGgcttcgacggcgtcgacgtcgactgGGAGTACccctccaacgccgccgaggccgccaacaTGGTCCTCCTGCTTCAGGCCGTCAGGGGTGAGCTGGACGCCTACGCCGCGAGACATACCCCGGGATACCACTACCTCCTGACGATCGCGTCACCCGCCGGGCCGAGCCACTACAACATCCTCAACCTCAAGGCCCTATCAGACGTCATCGACGCCTTCAACCTGATGGCGTATGACTACGCCGGCTCGTGGGACGCCAACAGCGGCCACCAGGCGAACCTCTACCCGAACCCGGGCAATCCATCCTCGACACCCTTCTCGACAGACGCAGCCGTCACGGACTACCTCCGTGCCGGCGTCCCGGCCTCCAAGATCGTTCTCGGCATGCCCGGCTACGGTCGCGCATTCCAGCAGaccgacggcgtcggacGGCCCTTctccggcgtcggcggcgggtcCTGGGAGCCCGGCGTATGGGACTACAAGGCCCTGCCGCGCGCCGGCGCGACGGAGCTGTACGACGCCACGGCCGTGGCCTCGTATAGCTACGACGGAGGCGCCAGGGAGCTCGTCTCGTACGACacgcccgccgtcgtccggaCCAAGGTCGCGTATCTGACGGGCAggggcctcggcggctccATGTTCTGGGAGGCCAGCGGGGACAGGAGCGGCGGGGTCAGTTTGTTGGCGGCGAGCTTCgatgccctcggcggcgcggccgcgcAGGACAAGAGCCTGAATCAGCTCCACTACCCTGACAGCCAGTATGACAACATCCGGGCCGGGGTTCCCGGTGGTTGA
- a CDS encoding Necrosis-inducing secreted protein 1, with protein sequence MQIRASIAAAAGLFALANARIYGIAFPETVKAGDEVKAVITTENYIQAVQDIAIAFGIATEASAYPKTLGNVLGSFYLGPEESNTLENITETVTIPAGLAPGQYVVAAALYSLYGASSSPTLSHYNVTVTVGNVTSETYVGSQR encoded by the exons ATGCAGATCCGCGCTTccatcgctgccgccgccggcctgttcGCCCTGGCCAACGCCCGCATCTACGGCATTGCCTTCCCAGAgaccgtcaaggccggcgacgaggtcaaggccgtcatcaCGACGGAGAACTACATCCAGGCCGTTCAggacatcgccatcgccttcgGCATCGCCACCGAGGCCTCCGCCTACCCCAAGACCCTCGGCAACGTCCTGGGCTCGTTCTACCTGGGACCTG AGGAGTCCAACACGCTCGAGAACATCACCGAGACCGTGACCATCCCCGCCGGTCTTGCTCCCGGCCAgtacgtcgtcgccgccgcgctgtACAGCCTGTACGgcgcctcttcttcccccacACTGAGCCACTAcaacgtcaccgtcaccgttGGCAACGTGACCAGCGAGACGTATGTGGGCAGCCAGCGATAA
- a CDS encoding Putative Oil body-associated protein produces MADNSEPVSGDPISTKNQVLLAGASAIQDFAPLRNVCAHLNAFHAYASDPTRAVEANHYCGHLNEDVRQCILYDSPEPGARIIGIEYMITPELYETLEPEERKLWHSHVYEVQSGMLVMPQGALPDAVWEAAENREMEQVVRLYGKAFHLWQVDRGDRLPLGEPQLMTSFTQPGQLDFEERVGDRDRRFKTDYKRKKEARKHIETPSVHPDADQAWKGQQQQQQEQQQQQQ; encoded by the exons ATGGCAGACAACTCAGAGCCCGTATCCGGGGACCCGATTAGCACAAAGAACCAGGTGCTCCTAGCCGGCGCGTCAGCGATCCAG GACTTTGCGCCCCTCAGAAACGTGTGCGCTCACCTCAACGCGTTCCACGCCTACGCGTCGGACCCAACCCGCGCCGTCGAAGCGAACCACTACTGCGGCCACCTGAACGAGGACGTGCGGCAGTGCATCCTCTACGACAGCCCCGAGCCCGGCGCGcgcatcatcggcatcgagtACATGATCACGCCCGAGCTGTACGAGACGCTGGAGCCGGAAGAGCGGAAGCTGTGGCACAGCCACGTCTACGAGGTCCAGTCGGGCATGCTCGTCATGCCGCAGGGGGCGCTGCCGGACGCCGtctgggaggcggcggagaacCGGGAGATGGAGCAGGTCGTCCGCCTGTACGGCAAGGCCTTCCACCTCTGGCAGGTCGACCGGGGCGACCGGCTGCCGCTGGGCGAGCCGCAGCTCATGACCAGCTTCACGCAGCCGGGCCAGCTCGACTTTGAGGAGCGCGTCGGCGACAGGGACCGCCGGTTCAAGACGGACtacaagaggaagaaggaggcgcGGAAGCACATTGAGACGCCCTCGGTTCATCCCGACGCCGACCAGGCATGGaaggggcagcagcagcagcaacaagaacaacaacagcagcagcagtag
- a CDS encoding Putative egh16-like virulence factor, translating to MLSFKDIIVASAVLAVARGHAVILNAQGEAGSPASIGFKVDPNIARNCTAINPCQQDATLIRDAEINANIVNECGRTEIAGNIDIGENTENALAAGQVTKVKAGGELTVTIHQVNADGAGPFACDLDQTSNALGGSGQVPLEVTNNVPGANGFSQVKAQQFNVTVKLPADMKCTGASTGNICTVRCRNNAVAGPFGGCFPIEQTDVTPTVNTPQNIQSLKTLDLVLAQQQGNVADLPAAVRANQIDGTEQQRAAAEAASKLLGTPDVVIKESPVTNTGPSANANPNAANGTADAGAAAGGAAGGAAGGAPAAEAGNTNNNKVDAGDGNDNTGTGRGRGNSGSRGNSRNRGGNNNQKRGEAGQALRWARRYVVPGAEFQPEVAP from the exons ATGCTTTCATTCAAGGATATTATCGTCGCTTCGGCCGTCCTGGCGGTGGCCCGGGGCCATGCAGTCATTCTTAATGCTCAGGGAGAGGCGGGCTCGCCTGCCAGTATTGGTTTCAAGG TCGACCCCAACATTGCCCGCAACTGCACGGCCATCAACCCCTGCCAGCAGGACGCCACTCTAAtccgcgacgccgagatcAACGCCAACATCGTCAACGAGTGCGGACGCACCGAGATCGCGGGCAATATCGACATTGGCGAGAACACGGAGAACGCGCTAGCGGCCGGCCAGGTCACAaaggtcaaggccggcggcgagctgaCGGTCACCATCCACCAGgtcaacgccgacggcgccggcccctTCGCCTGCGACCTCGACCAGACGAGcaacgccctcggcggcagcggccaggTCCCCCTCGAGGTCACTAACAACGTCCCcggcgccaacggcttcTCCCAGGTCAAGGCCCAGCAGTTCAACGTCACCGTTAAGCTGCCCGCCGACATGAAGTGCACTGGAG CGTCCACCGGAAACATCTGCACCGTCCGCTGCCGCaacaacgccgtcgccggccccTTTGGCGGCTGCTTCCCCATTGAGCAGACCGACGTGACGCCCACAGTGAACACGCCCCAGAACATCCAGTCGCTCAAGACCCTGGACCTGGTCCtcgcgcagcagcagggcaacgtcgccgacctcccggccgccgtcagaGCCAACCAGATCGACGGCACCGAGCAGCagagggccgccgccgaggccgccagcaAGCTGCTCGGCACCCCggacgtcgtcatcaagGAGTCCCCCGTCACGAACACGGGCCCCAGTGCCAACGCCAAccccaacgccgccaacgggaccgctgatgctggcgctgccgccggagGTGCCGCTGGAGGCGCCGCTGGGGGCGCCCCTGCCGCTGAGGCTGggaacaccaacaacaacaaggtTGACGCTGGGgacggcaacgacaacaCGGGCACCGGACGTGGCCGCGGAAATTCTGGTAGCAGGGGAAACAGCCGCAACCGCGGaggcaacaacaaccagAAGCGCGGGGAGGCCGGCCAGGCGCTCCGATGGGCCAGGCGTTACGTGGTACCCGGCGCCGAGTTCCAGCCCGAGGTCGCCCCGTAA
- a CDS encoding Putative glycoside hydrolase, family 7, concanavalin A-like lectin/glucanase domain superfamily yields MLTKVSAIAALAAAVRAQQVCTLNAETKPALTWSNCAAGGACTKVNGAVTVDANWRWTHQTSGSTNCYTGNKWDTSICSTGEDCASKCCLDGADYAGTYGATTTGDALSLKFVQQGPYSKNIGSRMYLMEGTDKYQMFKLLGQEFTFDVDVSKLGCGLNGALYFVSMDADGGASKHPSNKAGASYGTGYCDSQCPRDLKFIDGKANVEGWVPSSNDANAGVGNMGSCCSEMDIWEANSVSTAYTPHPCETVGQLSCSGDACGGTYSATRYAGQCDPDGCDFNSYRMGNTTFYGKGSQFTIDTSKKMTVVTQFVEEAGALADIKRFYVQDGKVFANSKSDVAGVEGNSVTAGYCSAQKKAFGDEDVFTQKGGLAQMGKALAEGMVLVMSVWDDHHSNMLWLDSTYPTNATGPGATRGSCGIDSGVPADVESQVPDSTVIFSNIKVGPIGSTFNSAGAAA; encoded by the exons ATGTTGACCAAGGTTTCCGCCattgccgccctcgcggccgccgtccgcgcGCAGCAGGTCTGCACGCTCAACGCCGAGACCAAGCCGGCGCTGACCTGGTCCAActgcgcggcgggcggggcCTGCACCAaggtcaacggcgccgtcaccgtGGATGCCAACTGGCGCTGGACGCACCAGACGAGCGGCAGCACCAACTGCTACACGGGCAACAAATGGGACACGTCCATCTGCAGCACCGGCGAGGACTGCGCGTCCAAGTGctgcctcgacggcgccgactaCGCCGGCACGTACGGcgccacgacgacgggcgaCGCCCTCAGCCTCAAGTTCGTCCAGCAGGGCCCTTACAGCAAGAACATCGGTTCCCGGATGTACCTCATGGAGGGCACCGACAAGTACCAGATGTTCAAGCTGCTAGGGCAGGAGTTTACCTTTGACGTGGACGTctccaagctgggt TGCGGCTTGAACGGCGCCCTGTACTTCGTTTCCatggacgccgacggcggcgcgtcCAAGCACCCCTCTAACAAGGCCGGCGCGTCGTACGGCACGGGCTACTGCGACAGCCAGTGCCCGCGCGACCTCAAGTTCATCGACGGCAAGGCCAACGTCGAGGGCTGGGTGCCGTCGTccaacgacgccaacgccggcgtcggcaacaTGGGCTCGTGCTGCTCCGAGATGGACATCTGGGAGGCCAACTCGGTCTCGACGGCCTACACGCCGCACCCGTGCGAGACGGTTGGCCAGCTGAGCTGCTCCGGCGACGCGTGCGGCGGCACCTATAGCGCGACCCGGTACGCCGGCCAGTGCGACCCGGACGGCTGCGACTTCAACAGCTACCGCATGGGCAACACGACCTTCTACGGCAAGGGCTCGCAGTTCACCATCGACACCTCCAAGAAGATGACGGTCGTGACGCagttcgtcgaggaggccggcgccctcgccgacatcaagCGGTTCTACGTCCAGGACGGCAAGGTCTTTGCCAACTCCAAGtcggacgtcgccggcgtcgagggcaacTCGGTCACGGCGGGCTACTGCAGCGCGCAGAAGAAGGCGtttggcgacgaggacgtcttCACGCAGAAGGGCGGCCTCGCGCAGATGGGCAAGGCGCTCGCCGAGGGCATGGTTCTCGTCATGTCCGTCTGGGACGAC CACCACTCCAACATGCTCTGGCTCGACTCGACCTACCCGACCAACGCCACTGGCCCCGGTGCGACCCGCGGGTCCTGCGGCATCGATTCGGGCGTCCCGGCCGACGTCGAGTCGCAGGTGCCCGACTCCaccgtcatcttctccaACATCAAGGTCGGCCCCATCGGATCTACCTTCAACAGCGCCGGAGCTGCCGCC TAA
- a CDS encoding Putative Zinc finger, RING-type, with protein sequence MSPTSIPAAAPSSPPSPPDPGRQRWAVTAAICVAFAVLLSLILYMLAWQKLRRARHPPASPSPASPYRAHHQETGDVTLQLTSRTTYKIPKSPKLVKVASNRIGATTDVADARTCPVCLDDFAAGTVVGRLPCGHVFCSACIELWLSKHGYTCPMWCVARLAVQITP encoded by the coding sequence ATGAGCCCAACCAGCATCCCGGCTGCCGCTCCGAGCAGCCCGCCATCCCCTCCAGACCCCGGGAGGCAGCGCTGGGCCGTCACCGCGGCGATTTGTGTGGCTTTCGCCGTCCTACTCAGCCTGATTCTGTACATGCTCGCATGGCAGAAGCTCAGGAGGGCACGGCATCCACCGGCATCACCGTCCCCCGCGTCGCCATACCGTGCCCATCATCAGGAAACGGGAGACGTCACGCTGCAGTTGACCAGCCGTACCACGTACAAGATACCAAAGAGTCCGAAGCTGGTAAAGGTGGCCAGCAACAGGATCGGCGCGACGACCGACGTCGCCGATGCCAGGACCTGTCCGGTGTGTCTGGACGAtttcgccgccggcacggTAGTAGGACGACTCCCGTGCGGTCACGTCTTTTGCTCGGCCTGCATCGAGCTGTGGCTTTCCAAGCACGGGTATACCTGTCCGATGTGGTGCGTTGCCCGGCTTGCAGTACAGATCACTCCATGA
- a CDS encoding Putative pectate lyase, pectin lyase/virulence factor → MTRASSCLTLLLAVIPALGAGAATNVTCAKCDDVAHGFASLNGGTTGGKGGRIVTATSHAELVAYANATEPLIIRVEGELTSEPRGYEIPIRSNKTIIGVGAGAKILGGGFGITNQSNIILRNLQVSDTYIPEDYNGKSEDWDGIQVDKGTNLWIDHVTFARMADGLMDLRRDTDYVTVSNCLFSSHNKAFGIGWTPNVISKMTINDNFFNSTNQRNPSADNLLMCHMYNNYFLNVTSYGNYARGHTALLVETSYFERVNDPVVAGPNATIRSNWLKFKDCTGETHLDVDGSAVFNATDYYSYSLKDPYDLPTTIPPFVGPRPDIGI, encoded by the exons ATGACTCGGGCCAGCTCCTGTCTCACTCTGCTGCTCGCGGTCATCCCGGCTCTCGGGGCCGGTGCGGCAACAAACGTTACATGCGCCAAGTGCGACGACGTAGCCCACGGCTTCGCCTCTCTCAACGGCGGCACgaccggcggcaagggcggccGAATCGTCACGGCGACCTCGCACGCGGAACTGGTGGCGTACGCCAACGCGACGGAGCCGCTGATCATccgcgtcgagggcgagctcACCTCGGAGCCGAGGGGGTACGAGATCCCCATCAGGAGCAACAAGACCATCATCggggtcggcgccggcgccaagatcctcggcggcgggttcGGCATCACCAACCAGAGCAACATCATCCTCAGGAACCTGCAGGTCAGCGACACGTACATCCCCGAGGACTACAACGGCAAGTCGGAAGATTGGGATGGCATACAGGTCGATAAAGGGACCAACCTCTGGATCGACCATGTCACT TTCGCCCGCATGGCCGACGGCCTCATGGACCTCCGCAGAGACACGGACTACGTCACGGTGTCCAACTGCCTCTTCTCGTCGCACAACAAGGCGTTCGGGATCGGCTGGACGCCCAACGTCATCTCCAAGATGACCATCAACGACAACTTCTTCAACTCGACGAACCAGCGGAACCCGTCGGCGGACAACCTGCTCATGTGCCACATGTACAACAACTACTTCCTCAACGTCACGTCGTACGGCAACTACGCGCGCGGCCACACGGCGCTGCTGGTCGAGACGAGCTACTTCGAGCGGGTCAACGACCCAGTCGTCGCGGGCCCGAACGCGACGATCCGCAGCAACTGGCTCAAGTTCAAGGACTGCACCGGCGAGACGCAcctggacgtcgacggcagcgcGGTGTTCAACGCGACGGACTACTATTCGTATTCGCTCAAGGACCCGTACGACTTGCCGACCACGATTCCCCCGTTTGTAGGGCCTCGGCCGGATATTGGCATCTGA
- a CDS encoding Putative carboxylesterase, type B, carboxylesterase type B, active, alpha/Beta hydrolase yields MLMCIRNTHVAALALVALASQARADCTPQLPTVDLGYAVHQATYNESGGLFTFSNIRYATAPRFGAPAPVTVVNRTVNDGQTPGNCPMGSPPWLSLSPQYQAGQLTLDQVNATFAGIRGLSPSSDPSLIKQYLNTPITVPASTITEDCLNLDVVVPEKIFKSANNVSGAGAPVLVWIYGGGYTVGDKNYCGNPATLIAKSQEDGSDGIVYVALNYRLGLFGFISGTEYEEQGGVSNIGLRDQRFALQWVQENIHLFGGDPDNVTVLGESAGAGSILHQLTAYGSTSGAPFRRAVLQSPGFEFITGNGSKAAGKYARALEWASYFSNSSVGTLDDLRKLPYDVLDKVNQVTISTAYWGGFGWGPTVDGDFVPDLPGLLLSQGRFDSSVAVLGAHNSDEGFIFASPLIEDEEDYVSLLLTPLLPDASDEVVDYITTQLYPAVYDGTHPWTTPLARASATVADTWFICNNYFLNKALGGVAYNYLFDVPPGHHGNDIGYTFYNGETTYNGLPVNASVTDTLQAYLTAFAKTGSPNQDGLPEVLLYGDDAAVVSLYNRTTVVDTAVAERCDWWQKALFR; encoded by the exons ATGTTGATGTGTATCAGAAACACGCACGTGGCCGCCTTGGCACTTGTTGCTCTTGCATCGCAAGCGAGGGCCGACTGCACCCCTCAGCTGCCTACTGTTGACCTCGGATACGCCGTTCACCAGGCCACCTACAAT GAGTCGGGAGGGCTGTTCACCTTTTCCAACATCCGCTACGCGACGGCGCCCCGGTTCGGAGCTCCCGCCCCGGTCACCGTCGTGAATCGCACAGTCAACGACGGTCAGACGCCGGGAAACTGCCCAATGGGGAGCCCCCCATGGCTCAGTCTGTCTCCCCAATACCAGGCGGGACAGCTGACTCTGGACCAAGTCAACGCGACCTTTGCCGGGATCCGAGGCTTGAGCCCGTCTTCGGACCCGTCCTTGATCAAGCAGTACCTCAACACCCCCATCACGGTGCCCGCTTCCACCATCACGGAAGACTGCTTAAACTTGGATGTCGTGGTTCCGGAGAAGATATTTAAAAGCGCGAACAATGTCTCGGGTGCTGGCG CCCCCGTTCTTGTGTGGATTTACGGAGGCGGATACACCGTCGGCGACAAGAACTATTGCGGCAACCCAGCAACGCTCATTGCAAAGTCCCAAGAAGACGGCTCGGACGGCATTGTCTACGTCGCCCTGAACTACCGactcggcctcttcggctTCATCTCCGGCACCGAGTACgaggagcagggcggcgTCTCCAACATTGGCCTCCGCGACCAGCGGTTCGCGCTGCAATGGGTCCAGGAGAACATCCATCTCTTCGGGGGAGACCCGGACAACGTCACGGTCCTGGGAGagtccgccggcgccggttcCATCTTGCACCAGCTCACGGCCTACGGCTCGACCAGCGGCGCCCCCTTCCGgcgcgccgtcctccagTCTCCCGGATTCGAGTTCATCACCGGGAACGGCAGCAAGGCGGCGGGGAAGTATGCCAGGGCGCTTGAGTGGGCGTCCTACTTCAGCAACTCGAGCGTCggcaccctcgacgacctcagGAAGCTGCCGTACGACGtgctcgacaaggtcaacCAGGTCACCATTTCGACCGCGTACTGGGGCGGGTTCGGCTGGGGCCCCACGGTCGACGGGGACTTTGTACCGGACCTCCCCGGCCTTCTCCTTTCCCAGGGCAGATTCGACTCGTCCGTGGCCGTGTTGGGCGCCCACAACAGCGACGAGGGCTTCATCTTCGCCTCGCCGctcatcgaggacgaggaggactaCGTCTCGCTGCTCCTGACGCCTCTCCTCCCGGACGCGTCcgacgaggttgtcgacTACATCACCACGCAGCTCTACCCGGCCGTGTACGACGGCACGCACCCCTGGACGACGCCCCTCGCGCGCGCGTCCGCGACCGTCGCGGACACGTGGTTCATCTGCAACAACTACTTCCTCAACAAGgcgctgggcggcgtcgcgtACAACTACCTCTTTGACGTGCCCCCGGGCCACCACGGCAACGACATTGGCTACACGTTCTACAACGGCGAGACGACCTACAACGGGCTGCCGGTAAACGCTTCCGTCACGGACACGCTGCAGGCGTATCTTACGGCGTTCGCCAAGACGGGGAGCCCGAATCAAGATGGTCTACCGGAGGTGCTCCTCTATGGGGATGACGCGGCTGTCGTGTCTCTGTACAATAGGACGACTGTTGTTGACACCGCTGTAGCGGAGAGATGTGACTGGTGGCAGAAGGCGTTGTTCAGGTAG